In Halomarina salina, one DNA window encodes the following:
- a CDS encoding YciE/YciF ferroxidase family protein, translated as MSVNSLDDLFVAGLKEAYYTENQLLDALEELSSGTSDEEISNAFSEHREETEQHVQRLEDVFDEIGESPEEKEDNAVKGLIQDHEEFTSQDPDQQILDRFNVAAGQKSEHYEIALYGNLTPMAQDLGLDDVADTLEETLREEQEALEELSQMGEQFDEQAETTDLA; from the coding sequence ATGAGTGTAAACAGTCTAGACGACCTGTTCGTCGCCGGCCTTAAAGAGGCGTACTACACGGAGAACCAGCTGCTCGACGCGCTCGAGGAGCTCTCCTCGGGAACGAGCGACGAGGAGATCAGCAACGCGTTCTCGGAGCACCGAGAGGAGACCGAGCAGCACGTCCAGCGACTCGAAGACGTCTTCGACGAGATCGGCGAGTCGCCCGAGGAGAAGGAGGACAACGCGGTGAAGGGGCTCATCCAGGACCACGAGGAGTTCACGAGCCAGGACCCCGACCAGCAGATCCTCGACCGGTTCAACGTCGCCGCCGGGCAGAAGTCCGAGCACTACGAGATCGCGCTCTACGGCAACCTCACGCCGATGGCGCAGGACCTCGGCCTGGACGACGTCGCCGACACGCTGGAGGAGACGCTCCGCGAGGAGCAGGAAGCGCTCGAAGAGCTCTCGCAGATGGGCGAGCAGTTCGACGAGCAGGCGGAGACGACGGACCTGGCGTAA
- a CDS encoding TrmB family transcriptional regulator: MGDSTMDESDALDALERLGLTSYEGKVLVGLQKLGTATASEIARVTDVPRSQVYGTADSLEERGLLEVQNASPTRFRAVDLDEAMARLSERFERERRRATEYLREVQGSLASDTDEHRPDIWVTRGTENVTHRVEDLLGDAEERVLLAASDPALLPPSLVATLESLVERGVSVVGMSENPAVLERFSDIEGVQSVRVTEERFHDPESNRMLIVDGHTLLIGMLDATASPNDESAMWSANTRFATMLARIIESKTEQFTDEYDGD; encoded by the coding sequence ATGGGTGACTCGACGATGGACGAGTCGGACGCCCTCGACGCCCTCGAACGCCTCGGGTTGACGAGCTACGAGGGGAAGGTGCTGGTCGGCCTCCAGAAACTGGGGACGGCCACGGCGAGCGAGATCGCTCGCGTCACCGACGTGCCGCGCTCGCAGGTGTACGGCACCGCCGACTCCCTCGAAGAGCGAGGGCTGCTGGAGGTGCAGAACGCCTCGCCGACGCGCTTCCGTGCGGTCGACCTCGACGAGGCGATGGCCCGCCTCTCCGAGCGCTTCGAGCGCGAACGCCGCCGCGCGACCGAGTACCTCCGCGAGGTCCAGGGGTCGCTCGCCAGCGACACCGACGAACACCGACCCGACATCTGGGTGACGCGCGGAACCGAGAACGTCACGCACCGGGTCGAGGACCTGCTCGGCGACGCCGAGGAGCGGGTCCTGCTCGCCGCGAGCGACCCGGCGCTGCTCCCGCCGTCGCTCGTCGCGACGCTCGAGTCGCTCGTCGAGCGAGGCGTGAGCGTCGTCGGGATGAGCGAGAACCCGGCCGTCCTCGAACGGTTCAGCGACATCGAGGGCGTCCAGTCCGTCCGCGTCACCGAAGAGCGGTTCCACGACCCCGAGTCGAACCGGATGCTCATCGTGGACGGTCACACCCTGCTCATCGGGATGCTCGACGCGACGGCGAGTCCGAACGACGAGAGCGCGATGTGGAGCGCGAACACGCGCTTCGCGACGATGCTCGCACGCATCATCGAGAGCAAGACGGAGCAGTTCACCGACGAGTACGACGGGGACTGA